From the Acidilutibacter cellobiosedens genome, one window contains:
- a CDS encoding class I tRNA ligase family protein, producing the protein MHGKDNIPFHTIILPALLSGLGINKFPGRIISSEYITLEGRKISTSNNWAVWVLDIIEKYNADSLRYFFIANSPQKRDADFSWREFIDRNNGELLGVYGNLVNRTLVFVKKYFENKIPDGKIDCHIKSRIELLYYEIGNLIENGNLKTAIDEIFDFIKSINKYFDEKSPWITINTDRAGCTNTIYNCLAAIINIANLLQPFLPFSSAKVKGWLNCDTETWKYINLKIGATIAKFDILFERLDKKEIEEELSKLN; encoded by the coding sequence ATACACGGAAAAGATAATATTCCTTTTCACACTATAATCTTACCTGCATTGTTGAGTGGTCTCGGAATCAACAAATTTCCTGGTAGGATAATTTCCAGTGAGTATATTACCTTAGAGGGAAGAAAAATATCAACGAGTAATAACTGGGCGGTGTGGGTTCTGGATATAATTGAAAAATATAATGCCGACTCATTAAGATATTTTTTTATAGCAAATAGTCCTCAAAAAAGGGATGCGGACTTTTCGTGGAGAGAATTTATCGATAGAAATAATGGTGAATTATTAGGTGTGTATGGAAATTTGGTAAACAGGACCTTGGTATTCGTGAAAAAATATTTTGAAAATAAAATACCGGATGGTAAGATAGATTGCCATATAAAATCAAGAATTGAACTCTTATACTATGAGATTGGTAATCTTATCGAAAACGGCAATCTGAAGACAGCAATAGATGAAATTTTTGATTTTATAAAGAGCATAAATAAATATTTTGATGAGAAGAGTCCTTGGATTACTATAAATACAGATAGGGCTGGGTGTACGAATACTATTTATAACTGTTTAGCAGCTATAATAAATATTGCTAATTTACTACAGCCATTTTTACCGTTCTCATCGGCTAAAGTTAAAGGTTGGTTGAATTGTGATACAGAAACTTGGAAGTATATTAATTTAAAAATAGGGGCTACAATAGCTAAATTTGATATTTTATTTGAAAGATTGGACAAAAAAGAGATTGAAGAGGAGCTAAGCAAATTAAATTGA
- a CDS encoding CPBP family intramembrane glutamic endopeptidase, with amino-acid sequence MGIGILFIALKYLHIRTSEIGFQPQKALKNVLYGLLLGVCAYMLAYGIEYSIHSMLGNSPSLQLYVTSYSVNGNLGNQTGLLFFAICVIGNIINVVMEEGVFRGLFLKLAEKKYSFLIAVILSSVLFGFWHIAAPLRSFLNAERSFGGTLMMMLMLVVTTGITGVKFCLLTKISGSLWLPMADHFLNNTIINILHISTITDVDELQIVRITISQTVSFIAVLVIFCKNKFYKRETFR; translated from the coding sequence ATGGGAATTGGAATTCTTTTTATAGCGTTAAAGTATCTGCATATTCGCACAAGTGAAATCGGCTTTCAACCCCAAAAAGCTCTTAAAAATGTGCTATATGGATTGCTGCTTGGAGTATGTGCATATATGTTGGCTTATGGGATCGAGTATTCCATCCATTCTATGTTAGGAAACTCACCATCGTTGCAGCTTTATGTGACAAGTTATTCTGTCAATGGCAATTTAGGTAATCAGACAGGACTCTTATTCTTTGCCATTTGTGTCATCGGCAACATTATAAATGTTGTTATGGAGGAAGGTGTTTTTAGAGGACTGTTTTTAAAACTTGCGGAAAAGAAATATTCATTTTTAATTGCGGTAATCCTTTCATCCGTATTGTTCGGGTTTTGGCATATTGCCGCACCCCTGCGGAGCTTTTTGAACGCAGAAAGAAGCTTTGGCGGTACGCTTATGATGATGCTTATGCTTGTTGTAACAACAGGCATTACCGGAGTCAAATTTTGTCTGCTTACAAAAATATCAGGTTCTTTGTGGCTGCCAATGGCAGATCACTTTTTAAACAACACAATTATCAATATACTGCATATTTCCACTATAACAGATGTAGATGAGCTGCAAATTGTGAGAATAACCATATCGCAAACTGTTTCATTCATTGCTGTTCTTGTTATATTTTGTAAAAATAAATTTTATAAAAGGGAGACGTTTAGATAA
- a CDS encoding SDR family oxidoreductase: MLYYPHIGYKEKRTTEPTTFPPQHQTMQPGFEYVMSPNPIFDNPNYVGTEKLRNKVALISGGDSGIGKAAAIAFAKEGADISIVYYNEHEDSKETEKYINNLGRKCILISGDLREEAFCKKAVDDTIDAFKHLDILVNNAGVQFPQNSLKDITAEQFEHTFRVNIFSFFYITKAALPYLKSGSAIINTTSITAYAGDELLIDYSATKGAIVSFTRSLAKSLVAQGIRVNGVAPGPIWTPLQPASFPKEYITTFGTDTLMKRAGQPVELAPTYVYLASDDSTYVTGQILHVDGGASMSS, translated from the coding sequence ATGCTCTATTATCCGCATATAGGATACAAAGAAAAACGTACCACAGAACCGACTACGTTTCCGCCTCAGCATCAGACTATGCAGCCCGGATTTGAATATGTCATGTCTCCAAATCCGATTTTTGATAATCCCAATTATGTCGGAACCGAAAAATTACGCAATAAAGTTGCTCTTATTTCCGGAGGCGACAGCGGTATCGGCAAAGCTGCAGCAATTGCCTTTGCCAAAGAAGGAGCCGACATTTCCATAGTCTACTATAATGAACATGAAGATTCCAAGGAAACAGAAAAATACATCAATAATTTAGGAAGAAAATGTATTCTGATCTCTGGTGATTTAAGAGAAGAGGCATTTTGCAAAAAAGCAGTTGATGATACTATCGATGCTTTTAAGCACCTTGATATATTAGTAAACAATGCCGGAGTACAGTTCCCGCAAAACAGTCTGAAGGATATAACTGCGGAACAGTTTGAACATACTTTCCGTGTTAATATTTTTTCATTCTTTTATATTACAAAAGCGGCTCTTCCTTATTTAAAAAGCGGAAGTGCTATTATAAATACAACATCAATTACTGCCTACGCAGGCGATGAATTACTGATCGACTATTCTGCCACCAAGGGAGCCATCGTAAGTTTCACACGATCATTGGCAAAATCCCTCGTAGCACAGGGAATACGTGTAAACGGTGTGGCACCGGGCCCTATTTGGACTCCTCTTCAGCCTGCAAGTTTTCCTAAAGAATATATAACAACATTCGGCACGGATACTCTTATGAAAAGAGCCGGTCAACCTGTGGAACTGGCGCCAACTTACGTTTATCTGGCATCCGATGATTCTACTTATGTTACCGGGCAAATTCTTCATGTAGACGGAGGAGCTTCTATGAGTTCTTAA
- the ehuA gene encoding ectoine/hydroxyectoine ABC transporter ATP-binding protein EhuA, translating into MITIKPIIRYNKITKAYGDLKVLKGIDFEIYPGEKVALIGPSGSGKTTLARLLMTLEEPSSGTIEVEGKLLWHEKINGKLVRAKEKHLHEMRKDIGMVFQHFYLFPHMTVLNNVMEAPITVLGMSKKEAKKQAELMIKKVGLIDKLNIYPVQLSGGQKQRVAIARALVMKPKIMLFDEPTSALDPELVGEVLDVIKEIAVEGNDTDMTMLLITHEMDFAREIADRIVFFDEGVIVEQGSPDELFDNPKTPRLQTFLSRFNS; encoded by the coding sequence GTGATTACAATAAAACCTATAATTCGTTATAATAAAATCACTAAAGCTTATGGTGATCTGAAAGTTTTGAAAGGGATAGATTTTGAAATTTATCCGGGAGAAAAGGTTGCTCTGATCGGGCCAAGCGGGTCGGGGAAAACGACTTTAGCCAGACTTTTAATGACATTGGAAGAACCGTCATCCGGTACGATTGAAGTTGAAGGCAAACTTTTGTGGCATGAAAAAATAAACGGCAAATTAGTCAGAGCAAAGGAAAAGCATCTTCACGAAATGAGAAAGGATATTGGTATGGTTTTTCAACATTTTTATCTTTTTCCCCATATGACTGTATTGAATAACGTAATGGAAGCCCCTATAACGGTTTTGGGAATGTCTAAAAAAGAAGCTAAGAAACAAGCCGAACTTATGATAAAAAAAGTCGGCTTAATAGACAAATTAAATATTTATCCTGTTCAACTGTCGGGAGGTCAAAAGCAAAGAGTTGCCATTGCACGAGCTTTGGTAATGAAACCTAAAATAATGCTGTTTGACGAACCTACATCGGCTCTTGATCCCGAATTAGTTGGTGAAGTGCTGGATGTTATAAAAGAAATAGCTGTCGAAGGCAACGACACCGATATGACTATGCTTTTAATAACCCATGAAATGGATTTTGCACGAGAAATAGCCGACAGAATAGTATTCTTTGATGAAGGAGTAATAGTTGAACAAGGATCTCCGGATGAATTGTTTGATAATCCTAAAACCCCAAGGCTGCAGACATTTTTATCCAGGTTTAATTCCTGA
- the ehuD gene encoding ectoine/hydroxyectoine ABC transporter permease subunit EhuD: protein MFDWKFAINILPKILASLKITIVATFAGFFLALVFGLVLSILSKSRIKPVSRLTNGVVLFIRNTPLLVQLYFIFYVFPEYGLTLEPLSAGILGLGIHYSTYLSEVYRSGIENVPQGQWEAAKALNFTRMETWTKIILPQAIPPILPVLGNYLITMFKETPLLSAITLVEILQTAKIIGAGSFKYLEGFTIVGIIFFILSYPSSRLIKSLDVRLNKKF from the coding sequence ATGTTTGATTGGAAATTTGCTATAAACATACTACCTAAAATATTGGCATCTTTAAAAATCACTATTGTAGCAACCTTTGCAGGATTTTTTCTTGCTCTTGTATTTGGTTTAGTATTATCCATTTTATCCAAATCAAGAATAAAGCCAGTATCTCGTTTAACTAATGGGGTAGTCTTATTTATCAGAAATACACCTTTGTTAGTACAACTATATTTTATTTTTTATGTATTTCCTGAATACGGTTTAACACTTGAGCCACTTTCTGCCGGAATTTTAGGTTTAGGAATTCATTATAGTACCTATTTGTCAGAGGTTTATAGAAGCGGTATTGAAAATGTGCCTCAGGGCCAGTGGGAAGCAGCAAAGGCTTTAAATTTTACACGGATGGAAACTTGGACTAAGATAATACTGCCTCAAGCGATACCTCCTATTTTACCCGTTTTAGGTAATTATTTAATTACGATGTTTAAGGAAACTCCCCTATTATCTGCAATAACACTTGTCGAAATTCTGCAGACTGCTAAAATAATTGGTGCGGGTTCTTTTAAATATTTGGAAGGGTTTACAATAGTAGGCATTATATTTTTTATACTTAGCTATCCGTCATCGAGATTAATAAAGAGCTTGGATGTACGATTAAATAAAAAATTTTAA